One Glaciihabitans arcticus DNA window includes the following coding sequences:
- a CDS encoding succinate dehydrogenase hydrophobic membrane anchor subunit, which translates to MTTIDAPRSKAPQPRARRVNWEKWGWIYMRASGVVLLVLIFGHLFVNLVAGEGVKAIDFAFVAGKLADPFWIVWDTLLLWLALIHGANGMRTLVNDYASKPIVRRILLGAIAGSTIVLLLLGTLVIYTFDPCPAVGPAELLPSFCPAR; encoded by the coding sequence ATGACGACAATCGATGCTCCCCGCAGCAAGGCACCGCAGCCCCGGGCCCGCCGGGTCAACTGGGAGAAGTGGGGCTGGATCTATATGCGCGCAAGCGGTGTGGTGCTGCTCGTGCTGATCTTCGGTCACCTGTTCGTCAACCTCGTCGCCGGTGAAGGCGTCAAGGCTATCGACTTCGCGTTCGTGGCCGGCAAGCTCGCCGACCCGTTTTGGATCGTCTGGGACACCCTGCTGCTCTGGCTGGCCCTGATCCACGGCGCGAACGGCATGCGCACCCTCGTCAACGACTACGCGTCAAAGCCGATCGTGCGCCGCATCCTCCTGGGCGCGATCGCCGGATCGACCATCGTCCTTCTATTGCTGGGAACCCTTGTGATCTACACGTTTGACCCCTGCCCCGCAGTCGGCCCCGCCGAACTGCTCCCGAGCTTCTGCCCGGCCAGGTAG
- the sdhA gene encoding succinate dehydrogenase flavoprotein subunit, producing MGIALGTTEIEDGAVIDGVHYHQHDIVIVGAGGAGMRAAIEAGPHASTAVISKLYPTRSHTGAAQGGMAAALANVEEDNWEWHTFDTVKGGDYLVDQDAAEILAKEAIDAVIDLENMGLPFNRTPDGKIDQRRFGGHTADHGKTPVRRACYAADRTGHMILQTLYQNCVRLGINFFNEYYVLDLVMTKVDGIDQPSGVVAYELSTGELHVFQGKAIIFATGGFGKIYKTTSNAHTLTGDGVGIIWRKGLPLEDMEFFQFHPTGLAGLGILLSEAARGEGAILRNSEGERFMERYAPTIKDLAPRDIVARCMATEIREGRGGGPNKDYVYLDITHLEPAVIDAKLPDITEFARTYLGVEPYTEPVPVLPTAHYAMGGIPTNVAAEVLRDNTTVVPGLYAAGECACVSVHGSNRLGTNSLLDINVFGKRAGKNAVEYVKTAEFTALPDDPARGIRELLSMLRDSTGTEKIALIRKELQDSMDRNAQVFRTEESLIEVTKVIEGLRERYKNIAVQDKGKRFNTDLLEAVELGFLLDLAEVVVYSAMSRKESRGGHFREDYPDRDDANFMVHTMAYLAGDAHSTDAGDHIRLSTKPVVITRYQPMERKY from the coding sequence ATGGGTATCGCACTCGGCACCACCGAGATTGAGGATGGCGCCGTCATCGACGGCGTGCACTACCACCAGCACGACATCGTGATCGTCGGAGCCGGCGGCGCGGGAATGCGGGCGGCCATCGAGGCCGGGCCGCACGCGTCGACCGCCGTGATCTCGAAGCTCTACCCGACCCGCTCGCACACCGGTGCGGCGCAGGGCGGCATGGCTGCGGCCCTCGCCAACGTCGAGGAAGACAACTGGGAGTGGCACACCTTCGACACCGTCAAGGGTGGCGACTACCTCGTCGACCAGGATGCGGCCGAGATCCTCGCGAAGGAGGCCATCGACGCGGTCATCGACCTCGAGAACATGGGCCTGCCCTTCAACCGCACGCCCGATGGCAAGATCGACCAGCGCCGCTTTGGCGGCCACACGGCCGACCACGGCAAGACCCCGGTTCGTCGTGCGTGCTATGCCGCCGACCGCACCGGGCACATGATCCTCCAGACGCTGTACCAGAACTGTGTACGCCTGGGAATCAACTTCTTCAACGAGTACTACGTGCTCGACCTCGTGATGACCAAGGTCGATGGTATCGACCAGCCCTCGGGCGTCGTCGCGTACGAGCTGTCGACGGGCGAGCTGCACGTCTTCCAGGGCAAGGCGATCATTTTCGCTACCGGCGGCTTCGGAAAGATCTACAAGACGACGTCGAACGCGCACACCCTCACCGGTGACGGCGTTGGCATCATCTGGCGTAAGGGCCTCCCCCTCGAGGACATGGAGTTCTTCCAGTTCCACCCGACCGGCCTGGCCGGGCTCGGCATCCTCCTCTCGGAGGCCGCCCGCGGCGAGGGAGCGATCCTGCGCAACAGCGAGGGTGAGCGGTTCATGGAGCGCTACGCCCCCACCATCAAGGACCTCGCCCCGCGTGACATCGTCGCGCGCTGCATGGCGACCGAGATTCGCGAGGGTCGCGGCGGTGGACCCAACAAGGACTACGTCTACCTCGACATCACGCACCTCGAGCCGGCCGTCATCGACGCGAAGCTTCCTGATATCACCGAGTTCGCCCGCACCTATCTGGGTGTCGAGCCGTACACGGAGCCCGTTCCCGTGCTGCCGACCGCGCACTACGCGATGGGCGGCATTCCGACGAACGTCGCCGCCGAAGTGCTGCGCGACAACACGACGGTCGTGCCCGGCCTCTATGCGGCCGGCGAGTGCGCGTGTGTCTCGGTGCACGGCTCGAACCGCTTGGGCACGAATTCGCTGCTCGACATCAACGTGTTCGGCAAGCGTGCCGGCAAGAATGCGGTCGAGTACGTGAAGACCGCCGAATTCACCGCGCTTCCGGATGACCCGGCTCGCGGCATCCGCGAACTCCTGTCCATGCTGCGCGACTCCACCGGTACCGAGAAGATCGCACTGATCCGCAAGGAGCTGCAGGACTCGATGGACCGCAACGCCCAGGTCTTCCGCACCGAGGAGAGCCTCATCGAGGTCACCAAGGTGATCGAGGGTCTTCGCGAGCGTTACAAGAACATCGCCGTGCAGGACAAGGGCAAGCGCTTCAACACCGATCTGCTCGAGGCTGTCGAGCTCGGCTTCCTGCTCGACCTCGCGGAGGTCGTCGTCTACTCGGCGATGAGCCGCAAGGAGAGCCGCGGCGGCCACTTCCGCGAGGACTACCCCGATCGCGACGACGCCAACTTCATGGTGCACACGATGGCGTACCTCGCCGGCGACGCCCATTCGACGGACGCCGGAGACCACATTCGCCTCAGCACCAAGCCCGTGGTCATCACGCGGTACCAGCCGATGGAGAGAAAGTACTAA
- a CDS encoding DUF222 domain-containing protein, whose amino-acid sequence GPVVKILVAAESLDTRTGHARIEGSPTPVSVQTAERLACTGTTVPILFDSAGQILDLGREQRLFTKRQKQALAARDGGCMWLGCDRPACWTEAHHIDHWARDGGATDTADGMLLCKHHHLLLHNNHWEILRTGAEYWLVPPPDIDPDQTPILLRSKSAALTELLARAR is encoded by the coding sequence TGGACCGGTGGTGAAGATTCTCGTGGCCGCTGAGTCGCTCGACACCCGCACCGGTCACGCCCGGATCGAGGGCTCACCGACGCCGGTGTCCGTGCAGACGGCGGAACGTTTGGCGTGCACCGGCACCACCGTCCCGATCCTGTTCGACAGCGCCGGTCAGATCCTCGACCTCGGACGGGAACAGAGACTATTCACCAAACGACAAAAACAGGCCCTCGCCGCCCGGGACGGTGGCTGCATGTGGCTCGGCTGCGACCGACCCGCCTGCTGGACCGAAGCCCACCACATCGACCACTGGGCACGAGACGGCGGCGCAACTGACACCGCCGACGGCATGCTGCTCTGCAAACACCATCACCTGTTGCTCCACAACAACCACTGGGAGATCCTCCGCACCGGCGCCGAATACTGGCTGGTTCCGCCCCCGGACATCGACCCCGACCAGACCCCCATCCTCCTGCGCTCAAAAAGCGCCGCCCTCACCGAACTATTAGCGAGAGCACGATGA
- a CDS encoding mannose-1-phosphate guanylyltransferase encodes MASPLVSLDNFYSVIPAGGIGSRLWPLSRADAPKFLHDLTGSGQTLLRDTWDRLAPLSGEERVMVVTGRAHRAAVEKELPSLADHNVVLESEPKDSSAAIGLAAAILQKREPNVIIGSFAADHVIRDTRGFTRAVRQAVAAANAGYIATIGVTPTEPAIGFGYIHCAGPLEIDGAPGAVVVDSFVEKPDAATAQRYLDDGDYLWNAGMFISRADVLLEALGKSQPELLAGLLELADAWDTPARGAIVDKIWPGLTKIAIDYSVAEPAAKAGRLAVIPGDFDWDDVGDFASIAKLHSGGRKKDLAILGENARVLADASSGVVISQTNRLISLIGVTDIVVVDTPDALLVTTSANAQRVKAVVDALKLSGRTDIL; translated from the coding sequence ATGGCCTCACCCCTCGTCAGCCTCGACAACTTCTACAGTGTGATCCCCGCCGGCGGTATCGGCTCCCGCCTGTGGCCGCTGTCGCGCGCCGATGCTCCCAAGTTCCTGCACGACCTCACCGGGTCCGGCCAGACCCTGCTGCGCGACACCTGGGATCGGCTCGCCCCGCTCTCCGGTGAGGAGCGCGTCATGGTGGTCACCGGCCGCGCCCACCGCGCCGCCGTCGAGAAGGAATTGCCCTCACTCGCCGACCACAACGTCGTGCTCGAGAGTGAGCCCAAGGATTCCTCCGCCGCGATCGGCCTGGCAGCCGCGATCCTGCAGAAGCGCGAGCCGAACGTCATCATCGGATCTTTTGCTGCGGACCACGTCATCCGGGACACAAGAGGTTTCACGCGCGCCGTGCGACAGGCGGTCGCCGCGGCGAACGCGGGCTACATCGCCACGATCGGCGTCACCCCGACCGAGCCGGCGATCGGATTCGGCTACATTCACTGCGCGGGTCCGCTCGAGATCGACGGTGCTCCCGGCGCGGTCGTCGTCGACAGCTTCGTCGAGAAGCCGGATGCCGCGACCGCACAGCGCTACCTCGACGACGGCGACTACCTGTGGAACGCAGGCATGTTCATCTCCCGGGCCGACGTGCTGCTGGAAGCACTCGGCAAGTCGCAGCCCGAGCTGCTGGCGGGCCTGCTCGAACTTGCCGACGCGTGGGACACCCCGGCGCGCGGCGCCATCGTGGACAAGATCTGGCCGGGCCTTACGAAGATCGCGATCGACTACTCGGTGGCGGAGCCGGCCGCGAAGGCCGGCCGCCTCGCCGTCATCCCGGGCGACTTCGACTGGGACGACGTGGGCGACTTCGCCTCGATCGCCAAGCTGCACTCGGGCGGGCGCAAGAAGGACCTCGCGATCCTCGGCGAGAACGCCCGCGTGCTCGCCGATGCCTCGAGCGGTGTCGTCATCAGCCAGACCAACCGGCTGATCTCGCTCATCGGCGTGACCGACATCGTCGTCGTCGACACCCCCGACGCGCTCCTCGTGACCACGAGCGCGAACGCCCAGCGGGTGAAGGCCGTCGTCGACGCGCTCAAGCTGTCGGGAAGAACCGACATTCTGTAG
- a CDS encoding nucleoside hydrolase, protein MTTRIPMIIDTDTAQDDCVALLVGLLDPLADLRAITMVAGNVGFERQVLNAWMTLSVAGRLGEVPVYLGCRRPMVREWVSAENVHGDGAGGLSMDFEGLEPEPQHGVDALIELAAASPGEVSIVCIGPLTNIAMAAVKDPAFVSNVKSLFIMGGSNNARGNITAAAEYNFYVDPEAAKTVFEAGFDITVVPWAPLTLRDAVFSREKIAEIGALGTPLGSFFKRVVSTTLDFDESVGIPGSTHPDSLTAAVLLHPELVTAEANFAVDIETGSELTRGYSAMSWGVHGLAENARVIEAVDAAGFAGYLTDLFSKQTTPSRKLA, encoded by the coding sequence ATGACCACCCGCATCCCCATGATCATTGACACCGACACCGCACAGGACGACTGCGTCGCCCTCCTCGTCGGGCTCCTCGACCCGCTCGCCGACCTGCGTGCCATCACGATGGTGGCCGGCAATGTGGGCTTCGAACGCCAGGTGCTGAACGCGTGGATGACGCTGAGCGTGGCTGGCCGTCTCGGCGAGGTGCCCGTGTACCTCGGTTGCCGTCGTCCGATGGTGCGCGAGTGGGTGTCCGCCGAGAACGTGCACGGCGACGGCGCGGGCGGGCTGAGCATGGACTTCGAGGGGCTCGAACCCGAGCCGCAGCACGGTGTCGACGCGCTCATCGAGCTGGCGGCGGCATCCCCGGGTGAAGTCAGCATCGTCTGCATCGGACCGCTCACCAATATCGCGATGGCCGCTGTGAAGGACCCGGCGTTCGTGTCCAACGTCAAGTCGCTCTTCATCATGGGCGGCTCGAACAACGCCCGCGGCAACATCACCGCCGCCGCCGAGTACAACTTCTACGTCGACCCCGAGGCCGCGAAGACGGTCTTCGAGGCAGGCTTCGACATCACCGTTGTGCCGTGGGCACCGCTCACCCTGCGCGATGCGGTGTTCTCGCGCGAGAAGATCGCGGAGATCGGTGCGCTCGGCACCCCACTCGGCAGCTTCTTCAAGCGCGTCGTCTCGACGACCCTTGACTTCGACGAGAGCGTGGGCATTCCCGGCTCCACCCACCCCGACTCGCTCACCGCGGCCGTGCTGCTGCACCCCGAGCTCGTAACCGCCGAGGCGAACTTCGCCGTCGACATCGAGACCGGCTCAGAACTCACCAGGGGCTACTCCGCGATGTCGTGGGGAGTGCACGGCCTGGCGGAGAACGCCCGGGTCATCGAGGCCGTGGATGCCGCCGGCTTCGCCGGCTACCTGACCGATCTGTTCTCGAAGCAGACCACGCCCTCGCGAAAACTGGCCTGA
- the sdhC gene encoding succinate dehydrogenase, cytochrome b556 subunit, with translation MPNETAETLAQKRAVPTIKAPRRPAGTLYRGREGMWSWVLHRITGVAIYFFLLVHILDTSLVRLSPEAYNAVIGTYKTPIMGLGEIALVAAIGLHGLNGLRIILIDFWSVGTKHQKLMFYIVIALWIVLLAGFIPRQLMHIFGG, from the coding sequence GTGCCGAACGAAACGGCTGAAACCCTGGCGCAGAAGCGCGCCGTTCCGACTATCAAGGCACCCCGGCGTCCCGCGGGCACCCTGTACCGAGGCCGCGAAGGCATGTGGTCGTGGGTGCTGCACCGTATTACGGGTGTCGCCATCTACTTCTTCCTCCTCGTGCACATCCTCGACACCTCCCTCGTGCGGCTCAGCCCCGAGGCGTACAACGCCGTGATCGGCACGTACAAGACGCCGATCATGGGCCTCGGCGAGATCGCACTCGTTGCCGCGATCGGGCTGCACGGCCTGAACGGGCTGCGGATCATCCTCATCGACTTCTGGAGTGTCGGCACCAAACACCAGAAGCTCATGTTCTACATCGTGATCGCGCTGTGGATCGTGCTGCTCGCCGGCTTCATCCCCCGCCAACTGATGCACATCTTCGGAGGTTGA
- a CDS encoding succinate dehydrogenase iron-sulfur subunit — protein sequence MSNAVLENRPSVPEEIPTFTATLIIRRFDPDVDEEPRWQDFDVEVYGTDRILDALHKIKWEQDGSLTFRRSCAHGICGSDAMRINGRNRLACKTLIKDLDITKPIYVEAIKGLPLEKDLIVDMEPFFESYRQINPFLMASGGTKDGKERKQSPVERARFDDTTKCILCAACTSSCPVFWTDGQYFGPAAIVNAHRFIFDSRDEGAGVRLDILNDKEGVWRCRTTFNCSEACPRGIQVTQAIAEVKQAIMRGKA from the coding sequence ATGAGCAACGCAGTTCTCGAGAACCGGCCCTCCGTTCCGGAGGAGATCCCGACCTTCACGGCAACACTCATCATTCGTCGATTTGACCCGGATGTGGATGAGGAGCCGCGCTGGCAGGACTTCGACGTCGAGGTGTACGGGACCGACCGCATTCTGGATGCGCTCCACAAGATCAAGTGGGAGCAGGACGGCTCGCTCACCTTCCGTCGCTCGTGTGCGCACGGCATCTGCGGTTCTGACGCGATGCGCATTAACGGACGCAACCGTCTCGCCTGCAAGACGCTCATCAAGGATCTCGACATCACGAAGCCCATCTACGTGGAAGCCATCAAGGGTCTTCCGCTGGAGAAGGACCTCATCGTCGACATGGAGCCGTTCTTCGAGTCGTACCGTCAGATCAACCCGTTCCTGATGGCGTCGGGCGGCACGAAGGATGGCAAGGAGCGCAAGCAGTCCCCCGTGGAGCGCGCTCGCTTCGATGACACCACCAAGTGCATCCTCTGCGCTGCGTGCACTTCGAGCTGCCCCGTGTTCTGGACGGACGGCCAGTACTTCGGTCCGGCCGCAATCGTGAACGCTCACCGCTTCATCTTCGACTCCCGCGATGAGGGTGCAGGCGTTCGTCTGGATATCCTCAACGACAAGGAGGGCGTGTGGCGTTGCCGTACGACCTTCAACTGCTCCGAGGCCTGCCCGCGTGGCATCCAGGTCACGCAGGCGATCGCCGAGGTCAAGCAGGCGATCATGCGCGGCAAGGCCTAG